The following coding sequences lie in one Apium graveolens cultivar Ventura chromosome 3, ASM990537v1, whole genome shotgun sequence genomic window:
- the LOC141714265 gene encoding uncharacterized protein LOC141714265: MASRKLRHYFQGRTVQVVTSQPLKKILTRPEASGRVVAWSFELGELDLEYVPRTPIKAQALADFMVECTFSGPKDLSTDEQLIRIPGKWKLFVDGSVAGKKCGADLILSSPEGFEICQSIRFDFPLTNNEAEYEALLAGMKLARSLEAKHLRAFSDSMLVVKYFTGEYEQRDPRTKAYAAKVRDVSLSFETFELSQIGRENNSRADALSG, translated from the coding sequence ATGGCCTCCCGAAAATTGCGACATTATTTCCAAGGCCGGACGGTCCAAGTTGTCACCAGCCAGCCTCTGAAGAAGATTTTGACTAGGCCCGAAGCCTCTGGAAGAGTCGTAGCATGGTCCTTCGAACTCGGGGAATTAGATCTCGAGTACGTTCCCCGAACGCCAATTAAGGCCCAGGCTTTGGCCGACTTCATGGTTGAATGCACATTCTCGGGCCCGAAGGATCTTTCAACTGATGAACAACTAATCCGGATCCCAGGAAAGTGGAAGCTTTTTGTAGATGGGTCGGTAGCCGGAAAAAAGTGTGGGGCCGACTTGATCCTCTCCAGCCCCGAAGGATTTGAGATATGCCAATCCATAAGGTTTGACTTCCCTTTGACAAATAATGAGGCCGAATATGAGGCCCTCCTCGCAGGCATGAAGCTGGCCCGAAGCCTTGAGGCGAAACATCTAAGGGCCTTCAGCGACTCCATGTTGGTCGTGAAATACTTCACGGGGGAGTATGAACAAAGGGATCCCCGAACGAAAGCCTATGCTGCCAAGGTACGTGATGTTTCTTTATCatttgaaacctttgaactaagTCAAATTGGCAGAGAGAACAATTCTAGGGCAGATGCCCTTTCAGGCTAG